The Phoenix dactylifera cultivar Barhee BC4 unplaced genomic scaffold, palm_55x_up_171113_PBpolish2nd_filt_p 000304F, whole genome shotgun sequence genome contains a region encoding:
- the LOC103695523 gene encoding pterocarpan synthase 1-like yields MASFQSNPLLLFLLSLMAVVASASGSEFKLGEEKATRLHFYMHDILSGPNPTAIRVVQGPLNLTGFNFNFGDVFVMDDPLTKGPNSTSELIGRAQGFYVFASQDSADIALLLTTNLVFKEGKYNGSTLSILSRDAIFAPVRELPVVGGTGVFRLARGYALLKTFSFNTTSGDAVLELDVYVMHY; encoded by the coding sequence ATGGCCTCCTTCCAATCTAAtcctctcctccttttccttctctctttgaTGGCCGTGGTGGCCTCAGCCTCTGGTAGTGAGTTCAAACTGGGAGAAGAGAAGGCGACCCGCCTCCACTTCTACATGCATGACATCCTTAGTGGTCCTAACCCCACTGCCATCCGGGTCGTGCAAGGGCCGCTGAATTTGACGGGGTTCAACTTCAACTTTGGAGATGTTTTTGTGATGGACGACCCACTGACAAAGGGGCCAAACTCGACGTCGGAGCTCATCGGACGGGCCCAAGGCTTCTATGTGTTTGCATCCCAGGATTCAGCTGACATAGCTTTGCTATTAACAACCAACCTTGTGTTCAAGGAAGGGAAGTACAATGGAAGCACGCTTTCCATACTGTCGAGGGATGCTATCTTTGCACCGGTGAGGGAGTTGCCGGTGGTCGGAGGGACCGGCGTGTTCCGTCTGGCTCGAGGCTATGCTCTGTTGAAGACCTTCTCATTCAACACCACCTCGGGTGATGCTGTTTTGGAGTTGGATGTTTATGTCATGCACTATTGA